A stretch of Desulfobacter hydrogenophilus DNA encodes these proteins:
- a CDS encoding DUF2726 domain-containing protein: MLIRDKTMLSEVEKKFVARDSHLDFIIYNRMDKSPFLAVEVDGYEYHANNPEQLKKDRIKDGILKKYKIPLVRFSTIQSQEEKRLREKLTNIRHRGYC, translated from the coding sequence ATGCTGATACGAGACAAAACCATGTTATCTGAAGTTGAAAAAAAATTTGTAGCAAGAGACTCTCATTTGGATTTTATAATTTATAATCGCATGGACAAATCTCCCTTTTTAGCTGTTGAGGTTGATGGTTATGAATACCATGCAAATAATCCGGAACAGTTAAAAAAAGACAGAATTAAAGATGGAATTTTAAAAAAATATAAAATCCCTCTTGTTCGTTTTTCAACAATTCAGAGCCAAGAAGAAAAACGATTGAGAGAAAAATTGACTAATATCAGACACAGAGGGTATTGTTAG
- a CDS encoding IS4 family transposase encodes MNTTLTNVENQMTNSEQIGVLNDYFTKFKIGKLLNQSGIVKTKGASPLAIFTALFNLAFHNKNLYQGIVKNKKVDVDKDAAYNFLNSPTYNWRRFTLQLCRRIYFIIRKLLDDSSEEVLIFDDSTYSRNRSKKVELLSRVFDHTDMKYIKGFRMLTLGWSDGNSFLGLDFALLSSVDKKNRYNEINPDIDKRTCGYHRRQEAVTKTTAHLVPMVKRALDMGVRAKYILMDSWFSMPSAIANLREYIHVICMLKDHPKWLYEYQGKKLRLSELYGKLKKKRGRAKVKAQAIVTLSNGKQAKIIFVPCDKKRGWLALLSTDLALPNEEIIRLYGKRWDIEVFFKMCKQHLKLVKEIQIRNYDGLVGHTSLVIARYNILSLYQRQCMDQRSFGELFRACNDEMTNLSFMVSLERIMRLALVNIRQLFNFTERMVQVMLDQVMGQALKYFGFSSRPEELLGV; translated from the coding sequence ATGAATACTACCCTTACCAACGTAGAAAATCAAATGACAAATTCAGAACAAATCGGCGTACTCAATGATTATTTTACAAAATTCAAAATTGGTAAGTTATTGAATCAATCAGGAATCGTTAAAACCAAAGGAGCCTCACCGCTTGCCATTTTCACAGCCCTATTTAACTTGGCATTTCACAACAAGAATTTATACCAGGGCATTGTGAAAAATAAAAAAGTTGATGTCGATAAGGACGCCGCTTACAATTTTTTGAACTCTCCAACATATAACTGGCGGCGGTTTACCCTTCAGCTCTGCCGCCGAATTTATTTTATCATCAGAAAGCTCCTTGATGATTCTTCTGAAGAAGTTCTTATCTTCGACGATTCTACCTATAGCAGAAACCGTTCTAAAAAAGTCGAGCTTTTATCCCGGGTGTTTGATCATACAGATATGAAGTACATCAAAGGATTCCGGATGCTGACTCTTGGCTGGTCTGACGGTAACAGTTTTCTTGGACTTGATTTTGCCCTTTTATCATCTGTAGACAAAAAGAATCGATACAATGAAATAAATCCTGATATTGATAAAAGGACCTGCGGATATCATCGCCGCCAGGAAGCGGTTACAAAAACCACAGCCCATCTCGTACCGATGGTAAAAAGAGCCCTTGATATGGGTGTCCGGGCTAAGTATATTTTAATGGACAGTTGGTTTTCGATGCCGTCAGCAATCGCAAATTTGCGGGAATACATACACGTCATATGCATGCTGAAAGATCATCCAAAATGGCTTTATGAATATCAAGGCAAAAAGCTTAGGCTGTCCGAACTCTATGGAAAATTGAAGAAAAAACGAGGAAGAGCAAAAGTCAAAGCCCAAGCTATTGTTACTCTTTCCAACGGCAAGCAGGCAAAAATCATTTTTGTTCCCTGTGATAAAAAACGTGGCTGGCTTGCACTCCTGTCGACAGATTTGGCCCTTCCTAATGAAGAAATCATTCGTCTGTACGGCAAACGTTGGGATATAGAGGTCTTTTTCAAAATGTGCAAACAGCACTTAAAATTGGTGAAGGAAATACAAATTCGAAATTACGATGGCCTTGTGGGCCATACATCTCTGGTTATTGCCAGGTATAATATTCTCAGCCTTTATCAGCGGCAATGTATGGATCAGAGATCATTCGGGGAGCTCTTCAGGGCCTGTAACGATGAGATGACCAATTTGTCTTTTATGGTTTCTTTGGAGCGGATCATGCGTTTAGCTTTGGTAAATATTCGGCAATTATTTAATTTTACCGAGCGTATGGTTCAAGTGATGCTTGATCAGGTAATGGGCCAAGCTCTCAAGTATTTCGGTTTTTCAAGTAGGCCTGAGGAATTATTGGGGGTGTAA
- a CDS encoding AAA domain-containing protein, translated as MNPENNLILVKNKRTGQFQDKTSDIKSCCPNREKYIVTFEGNEQSYSYNKTNIIQLKDPAIIKGNNIHIEHKGSALYNVEKIYDFGLYAKILFSSNRTPYVVEKQSIEILESSLTNDKALSVFEYLKKLSQMVGLPCDGIQETQLERQYKNISFVDPRSTLALYLNPSVFQDTTDRLPDPVFPFGFNLSQKEATTKALNSPISVIEGPPGTGKTQTILNIIANAVMNKRSIAVVSYNNSATSNVFEKLEKYGVDFIAAPLGNNTNKTVFFDNQTGQYPSNIKSWELAPETYVNLYEKTLASGNRLEELLDAQNNMAKLKQKLNEINVEKHHFQDYLSQHDKIKPYKTYSSIQHSSDIYNLCKAFQKIIKKEGNPGILFKLKNLFKYGIYSFSFYKNPIDAIIAHLQGRFYELKEEEVQSDIKALQSILENSSFEKAVQESEKCSQQLFQAKLSKRYKEKTRQKFSIETAFWKDFDKFNKEYPVILSTTHSLRSCKNKPALFDYVIMDEASQIDIVTGALALSCARRAIIVGDLKQLPNVVDKNVKKETDAFFSKVDLSKYYNYASHSMLSSITGLFYEIPKTLLREHYRCHPKIIEFCNQKFYQGQLIILTSNNNTQKPLTIHKTVKGNHARGLLNQRQIDVIKEEILPDCNCTEQSIGIASPFRKQVEEINHQFSLEDNPALTVHKYQGREKDIIVLSTVLNEIKPFVNDPKKSDNSFVDDPNLLNVAVSRAVNKLVVVISDNEKNMFGNIGDLIRYVEYNNSTFGD; from the coding sequence ATGAATCCTGAAAATAATCTTATTTTAGTAAAAAACAAAAGAACTGGACAGTTCCAAGATAAAACCTCTGATATAAAATCCTGCTGTCCTAATAGAGAAAAATATATTGTAACCTTCGAAGGCAATGAGCAGTCGTACAGCTATAATAAAACAAATATAATCCAGCTTAAAGATCCAGCTATCATCAAAGGAAATAACATTCATATTGAGCACAAGGGGAGCGCACTATATAATGTTGAAAAAATTTATGATTTCGGATTATACGCCAAGATCCTGTTCAGTTCCAACAGAACTCCATATGTTGTAGAAAAACAGAGCATTGAAATTCTGGAATCATCTCTTACCAACGATAAAGCCTTGTCTGTTTTCGAATATCTGAAAAAGTTGTCCCAAATGGTTGGACTTCCTTGTGATGGAATCCAGGAAACGCAGTTAGAAAGACAATACAAGAACATCTCCTTTGTCGATCCCCGAAGCACCTTAGCTTTATATTTAAATCCGTCTGTTTTTCAAGATACTACTGATCGTTTACCAGATCCGGTATTTCCTTTTGGATTCAATCTCAGTCAAAAAGAAGCAACCACAAAGGCATTGAATTCACCAATCAGCGTCATTGAAGGCCCACCAGGAACGGGCAAAACACAGACCATATTAAATATCATTGCCAATGCAGTCATGAATAAACGTTCCATTGCCGTCGTTTCCTACAACAACTCAGCTACTTCTAATGTATTTGAGAAGCTTGAGAAATACGGTGTAGATTTTATTGCAGCACCCTTAGGCAATAATACCAATAAAACAGTTTTTTTTGATAATCAGACAGGTCAATATCCAAGTAATATTAAATCATGGGAACTTGCCCCTGAAACCTACGTGAATTTATATGAAAAGACCCTTGCGTCAGGAAACCGGTTAGAAGAGCTATTGGACGCTCAAAACAACATGGCTAAACTGAAACAGAAATTAAATGAAATAAATGTAGAAAAGCATCATTTTCAGGATTATTTATCGCAGCATGATAAGATTAAACCATACAAGACCTATTCCTCTATTCAGCATTCAAGTGACATATACAATTTATGCAAGGCGTTTCAGAAAATCATTAAAAAAGAGGGGAATCCAGGGATATTATTTAAGCTCAAAAACCTTTTTAAATATGGGATCTACAGTTTTTCATTCTACAAAAATCCAATAGATGCGATCATTGCTCATTTACAGGGGCGGTTTTACGAGCTAAAAGAGGAAGAGGTTCAATCTGACATCAAGGCATTACAATCTATACTTGAAAATTCGTCTTTTGAAAAGGCTGTTCAAGAGTCTGAGAAGTGTTCTCAACAACTTTTTCAAGCAAAGCTCAGTAAACGCTATAAAGAAAAAACTCGACAAAAATTTTCTATAGAAACGGCTTTTTGGAAGGACTTTGACAAGTTCAATAAAGAGTATCCTGTAATATTAAGCACGACTCACTCTCTAAGATCCTGCAAAAACAAACCAGCACTATTTGATTACGTTATAATGGACGAGGCATCACAAATTGATATAGTTACTGGTGCTCTTGCTTTATCCTGCGCCCGGAGAGCAATTATCGTTGGAGATCTTAAGCAATTGCCCAATGTAGTAGATAAAAATGTGAAAAAAGAGACAGACGCTTTTTTCAGTAAAGTGGATTTGTCAAAATACTACAATTATGCTTCTCATAGTATGCTTTCATCAATTACGGGATTATTCTATGAAATCCCCAAAACGTTATTGAGAGAGCACTACCGGTGTCATCCCAAAATAATTGAATTTTGCAATCAAAAATTTTATCAAGGGCAGCTTATCATCCTGACCAGCAACAATAACACTCAAAAACCCCTGACTATCCATAAAACTGTAAAAGGTAACCACGCCAGAGGATTACTGAATCAAAGACAGATTGACGTAATCAAAGAAGAGATCCTGCCAGATTGCAACTGCACCGAACAATCTATTGGGATTGCTTCTCCATTTAGAAAGCAGGTAGAAGAAATTAATCATCAGTTCAGTTTAGAAGACAATCCTGCTCTGACCGTTCACAAATATCAAGGGCGAGAAAAAGATATCATTGTCCTTTCGACGGTACTCAATGAAATCAAGCCATTTGTTAATGATCCAAAAAAATCTGATAATAGTTTTGTCGATGATCCAAACTTATTGAATGTGGCGGTTTCCAGGGCCGTAAACAAGTTGGTCGTAGTTATATCAGACAATGAGAAAAATATGTTCGGCAATATCGGTGATTTGATCAGATATGTAGAATATAATAACTCAACTTTCGGTGATTAA
- the sucC gene encoding ADP-forming succinate--CoA ligase subunit beta, with amino-acid sequence MKLHEYQAKEMLRLSGIETPFGMVAETADEVEPLLEQMNISRGLVKAQVYAGGRGKAGGVKFFESVAQAREITDSMLQTTLVTKQTGPNGELISKVLLEQPVEIAQEFYLAFLIDRANSCPIMFVSSEGGMEFEEVAKKFPDKILTLALCDDSDFRALARQINRIFQLDKEPFENLVGLIEKLYHIFVDNDCTLLEINPLALCVEGGRLLPLDCKVNIDSNARFRQKKWWTFFNNELNEHEQAAAKYGLKYIKLDGNVGCMVNGAGLAMATMDTILANGHAPANFLDVGGSASEEAVTQALKIITSDPNVKSILINIFGGIMKCDIIAQGIVNAMKSTGVELPLVVRLEGTNKEEGLQIIKDSGLAITSADSLAEGARLATAAAATED; translated from the coding sequence ATGAAACTGCATGAATATCAAGCGAAAGAAATGCTGCGGCTCTCGGGAATCGAGACGCCTTTTGGTATGGTGGCTGAAACAGCAGATGAAGTGGAACCCTTGCTGGAACAAATGAATATTAGCCGCGGTTTGGTGAAGGCGCAAGTGTACGCCGGCGGTCGTGGAAAAGCGGGAGGAGTGAAATTTTTTGAAAGCGTTGCCCAAGCGCGTGAGATTACCGATAGCATGCTGCAGACCACCTTGGTGACGAAACAGACGGGACCTAATGGTGAATTGATTTCCAAGGTTTTGCTTGAACAACCGGTAGAGATTGCGCAGGAGTTTTATTTGGCCTTTCTCATTGATCGTGCTAACTCGTGCCCGATCATGTTTGTCTCTTCAGAAGGGGGTATGGAATTCGAAGAGGTGGCCAAAAAATTCCCCGACAAAATATTGACACTTGCTTTGTGTGATGATTCTGATTTTAGAGCCTTGGCGCGGCAGATCAATCGAATCTTCCAGTTGGATAAAGAACCCTTTGAAAACTTGGTGGGTCTGATTGAAAAACTTTACCACATTTTTGTTGACAACGATTGCACGCTCTTGGAAATCAATCCTCTGGCCTTGTGTGTAGAAGGTGGACGACTATTGCCTTTGGACTGCAAGGTTAATATTGATAGTAACGCTCGATTCAGGCAAAAAAAATGGTGGACATTTTTCAATAATGAATTAAATGAGCACGAGCAGGCCGCTGCGAAATACGGGCTGAAATATATTAAACTGGATGGTAACGTGGGCTGTATGGTGAATGGAGCCGGCTTGGCTATGGCCACCATGGATACCATCTTGGCCAATGGACATGCGCCTGCTAATTTTTTGGATGTAGGGGGTAGTGCTTCTGAAGAAGCGGTAACACAAGCCCTTAAAATCATCACCTCAGATCCTAATGTCAAAAGTATTCTCATCAATATTTTTGGCGGCATCATGAAATGCGATATCATTGCCCAGGGAATCGTGAATGCTATGAAGAGTACGGGGGTTGAATTGCCTTTGGTGGTTCGCCTGGAGGGCACTAATAAAGAAGAAGGATTGCAAATCATAAAGGATTCTGGGTTGGCGATAACCAGTGCCGATAGTTTAGCTGAAGGTGCCCGCTTGGCTACGGCGGCGGCAGCGACGGAGGATTGA
- the sucD gene encoding succinate--CoA ligase subunit alpha has product MSILVNKDTILMTQGITGKAGLFHSIKCRDYGTQLVGGVTPGRGGQVVEGFKIFDTVQECKEETGANATMIFVPPPFAAASIIEAIDAEIPLIVAITEGIPVHDMIKVKRCLDLSNSVLIGPNCPGIVTPNQAKIGIAPGNIFKPGKIGVVSRSGTLTYEAVYQTTLNGLGQTTAIGIGGDPIHGITFVDVLALFRDDSDTEGIILIGEIGGLDEVEAAEFIADEIKVPVVGFIAGVSAPPGKRMGHAGAIIEGKGTSAEVKIKALTEAGVTIAPNATLIGELMLDRYECKSIAQ; this is encoded by the coding sequence ATGTCTATATTAGTGAACAAGGATACCATATTGATGACCCAGGGCATCACAGGGAAAGCAGGCCTGTTTCATTCCATTAAATGTCGTGATTATGGAACTCAACTGGTTGGAGGGGTGACTCCCGGCAGAGGCGGGCAAGTGGTGGAAGGTTTTAAGATTTTTGACACCGTGCAGGAATGCAAGGAAGAGACCGGTGCGAATGCCACCATGATTTTTGTGCCGCCGCCTTTTGCTGCTGCCTCAATTATTGAAGCCATTGATGCCGAAATCCCTTTGATTGTGGCGATCACCGAAGGAATCCCTGTGCACGATATGATCAAAGTGAAGCGCTGTTTGGATTTGAGTAACAGCGTTTTAATCGGGCCCAACTGTCCGGGTATCGTAACGCCGAATCAAGCCAAAATCGGAATTGCGCCGGGCAATATTTTCAAGCCGGGTAAAATAGGGGTGGTGTCCCGTAGCGGAACTTTGACCTACGAAGCGGTCTATCAAACCACCTTGAACGGGCTAGGGCAAACTACAGCCATTGGTATTGGGGGTGACCCGATACATGGCATAACTTTTGTGGATGTGTTAGCGCTATTCCGTGATGACTCCGACACTGAAGGTATAATACTTATTGGTGAAATCGGTGGCCTCGATGAAGTGGAGGCGGCTGAATTTATCGCTGATGAAATAAAGGTTCCGGTTGTTGGGTTTATAGCGGGGGTTTCGGCTCCTCCCGGCAAAAGGATGGGGCATGCCGGCGCTATCATTGAAGGAAAAGGCACCAGTGCAGAGGTCAAGATCAAAGCACTCACGGAAGCTGGGGTAACGATTGCTCCCAATGCGACTCTCATTGGTGAACTGATGCTGGATCGGTATGAATGCAAGTCAATAGCCCAGTAG
- a CDS encoding dodecin family protein: MENSVYKIIELVGFSEKSWEDAAKTAVASADKTLRDMRVAEVKEMDMRLEDNRIVGYRVKLKVSFKLDG; this comes from the coding sequence ATGGAAAACAGTGTTTACAAAATAATCGAACTCGTTGGATTTTCTGAAAAATCCTGGGAAGATGCTGCCAAGACCGCTGTGGCAAGCGCCGATAAAACCTTAAGAGATATGCGGGTGGCCGAGGTGAAAGAAATGGATATGCGTCTGGAAGACAACCGGATTGTGGGATACCGGGTAAAATTAAAAGTATCATTCAAACTTGACGGGTAA
- a CDS encoding ferric reductase-like transmembrane domain-containing protein codes for MNRKEIFSFVLLAALFAFLFTACAIPFFFESPSIFYKTGVEEIMLRVGKVIGIAAMVLMGYQLIFIGRFFWLEKLFGMKSLYQAHRLNGRIILAAVLIHPLLILGADHFVFFPLDQKYWPEFTGFVLLFLIFFFIVTSMLYKRIGITYRTWRMMHKITAPFIFILLFIHVIYVSRTFETGIPLYFLIAIGSVCLAIIIRKWVKC; via the coding sequence ATGAATAGAAAAGAAATTTTCAGTTTTGTCCTATTGGCCGCCCTATTTGCTTTTCTTTTCACAGCATGTGCAATTCCATTCTTTTTTGAATCCCCGTCTATTTTTTATAAGACCGGTGTTGAAGAAATCATGCTTCGGGTTGGTAAAGTGATTGGGATTGCCGCTATGGTTTTAATGGGATACCAACTGATTTTTATCGGCCGGTTTTTCTGGCTTGAAAAACTTTTCGGGATGAAAAGCCTATATCAGGCCCACCGTCTTAATGGACGCATCATCCTTGCGGCTGTACTCATCCATCCATTACTTATCCTGGGTGCTGACCATTTTGTGTTTTTCCCGTTGGATCAAAAATACTGGCCTGAATTCACGGGTTTTGTTCTCCTTTTTCTGATCTTCTTTTTTATTGTCACTTCCATGCTGTATAAAAGGATCGGTATAACCTATAGAACTTGGCGAATGATGCATAAAATAACAGCCCCATTTATTTTCATCCTCTTGTTCATCCATGTTATTTATGTATCCCGGACATTTGAGACCGGAATACCATTATACTTTTTAATTGCGATCGGGTCAGTTTGTCTTGCCATTATCATTCGCAAATGGGTGAAATGTTAG
- a CDS encoding YceI family protein, whose product MKHIYSIIIAAVVLVFSSHASAYNWTVDKDHSEIRFEVTHILTGVSGRFNEFDGKIFFDPTRPETGKFDFTVKVDSVNTNNGKRDTHLRSKDFFNTSTFPDMTFKSTDISHIQGDRYALEGKMTIKGVSKDIHIEFRFLEPKSHPFEKKKKVAGFITRFSLNRLDYSVGNGKFLEMGVVGKEVDVEIAMEALTDK is encoded by the coding sequence ATGAAACATATATACAGTATCATAATTGCAGCAGTCGTATTGGTCTTTTCATCCCACGCCTCTGCATATAACTGGACAGTTGACAAAGACCATTCGGAAATTCGGTTTGAAGTTACGCACATTCTTACCGGCGTTTCAGGAAGATTCAATGAATTTGACGGAAAAATTTTCTTTGATCCAACCCGCCCTGAAACTGGGAAATTTGATTTCACAGTAAAAGTAGACAGTGTTAACACCAACAATGGAAAACGGGATACCCATCTGCGGTCCAAAGATTTTTTTAACACCTCAACTTTTCCTGATATGACATTTAAATCAACCGACATTTCCCATATTCAAGGTGATCGTTACGCTCTGGAAGGTAAAATGACCATCAAGGGCGTATCAAAGGATATCCATATTGAATTCCGTTTTCTTGAACCAAAATCACACCCGTTTGAAAAAAAGAAAAAAGTAGCAGGATTTATCACTCGGTTTAGTCTGAACAGGCTGGATTACTCCGTAGGTAACGGTAAATTTTTAGAAATGGGGGTGGTTGGCAAAGAGGTTGATGTCGAGATTGCCATGGAAGCTCTTACAGATAAATAA
- a CDS encoding cold-shock protein, with protein MSDGIVKWFSESKGFGFIEHAGGGKDVFVHHSGINAAGFKVLNEGDHVSFDIEEGPKGPSAANVTVI; from the coding sequence ATGTCAGACGGTATCGTAAAATGGTTTAGCGAGTCAAAAGGTTTTGGATTTATTGAACATGCAGGTGGTGGTAAAGATGTGTTCGTCCATCATTCAGGCATCAATGCAGCTGGCTTTAAAGTTCTCAATGAAGGTGATCATGTATCATTCGACATTGAAGAGGGCCCCAAAGGACCATCAGCTGCAAATGTGACCGTTATTTAA
- a CDS encoding hybrid sensor histidine kinase/response regulator yields the protein MSAIWPLLSTVKDRTPESEAIYVVTETSFTLYYPNTHMVEKLKPIQEYEIKDGIWYRMARPENNPGRETIWTPVYQDEAGKGLMTSAVTPIYGEHGDFLGVAGIDITLDRMIEDILGNHSPGHDPSTGMFSFIVDHQGRIIAFSGEQSAALGLPPRPPDIGYGDLLGQNRLDSQYEAVRDIAEAIASKKRTIHRLELDHDPMLLSSRVIPSTGWHLCIVTPESFILSSVRQTREAIEAAVDNMNLRFREMIFISLLICVMCIVIFLSKQVIIPMNRLIQGAGRVRDGDLSVRLEPGGRDEMGQLTWMFNTMVGELEKSQARYKDIFQYAVEGIFQSTPDNRLLSANPAMARIFGFDSPGQMVAQVTDIESLYLYPEQRRKFIRMVKEKRAVSGFEVKCFKKDGSVIWTSLSARAVLDPQGELLYILGSGEDITERKKADTAVKQASELAREASQAKSRFLATMSHEIRTPVNAIMGMTDLTLSTALNQEQRKYLKVVHHSSEHLLSLIDDILDISAIEAKKVEIEHQPFDPDRLITEVVDMFSNAAARKDIHLSHTVKGLPKGLKGDPARLRQILANLVGNAVKFTQDGSVVITAEPAPNDQERTISGTVPIRFSVRDTGIGIPEGRADTIFQEFTQLESSLSRTYGGTGLGLAICKKLVDLMGGTIWVARAEPCGSIFYFSICLEPARKEDIPVSVPFQSRQRNDGSQTAPKDGIYLKSRRILVAEDFQINQDVIRPVLEKQGIKVTMVSNGQKAVQAVRENQYDLILMDIEMPVMDDLEATRKIRKMDNPQKSSIPIAALTAHALKGDKERFLAAGMDEYITKPVQTGRLIQTISQLLSTGTDDEFQGLTEPKYFDPDRALSLVDHDDELLLITCRSILTHLPVYLEELDRTVKQKSHKETARLAHSIKSAAKSMGADKLAAMAFELEQAGDRQNEKETARLLDGFKPAALDMLAQVSSFTDKRVPLNI from the coding sequence ATGTCCGCCATCTGGCCTTTGCTGTCAACGGTAAAAGACCGGACCCCGGAATCCGAAGCCATTTATGTGGTCACGGAAACCAGCTTCACCCTGTATTATCCCAACACACACATGGTGGAAAAACTCAAACCCATCCAGGAATACGAAATCAAAGACGGCATCTGGTACCGGATGGCCCGCCCGGAAAACAACCCCGGCCGGGAAACCATCTGGACCCCGGTTTACCAGGATGAAGCCGGAAAAGGACTCATGACCTCTGCCGTCACCCCCATCTACGGAGAACACGGCGATTTTTTGGGGGTGGCGGGTATTGACATCACCCTGGACCGGATGATCGAGGATATTCTGGGCAACCATTCGCCGGGACATGATCCGAGTACGGGCATGTTTTCATTTATTGTAGACCACCAGGGCCGCATCATTGCCTTTTCCGGGGAACAGTCAGCTGCTTTAGGCCTGCCTCCCCGGCCGCCGGATATCGGATACGGAGACCTGCTCGGACAAAATCGTCTGGATTCCCAATACGAGGCGGTCAGGGACATTGCCGAGGCCATTGCTTCAAAAAAACGAACCATTCACCGCCTGGAACTTGACCATGATCCGATGCTGCTGTCATCACGGGTCATTCCCTCCACCGGATGGCATCTGTGCATTGTCACACCGGAATCCTTTATTTTGTCCTCGGTCAGGCAGACCCGGGAAGCCATTGAAGCGGCGGTGGACAACATGAACCTACGGTTCCGGGAAATGATCTTCATTTCTCTGCTGATCTGTGTGATGTGTATTGTTATTTTTTTAAGCAAACAGGTCATCATCCCCATGAACCGGCTGATCCAGGGAGCAGGAAGGGTCAGGGACGGCGATCTGTCCGTCCGCCTTGAACCGGGCGGCAGGGATGAGATGGGCCAGCTGACCTGGATGTTTAATACCATGGTCGGGGAACTGGAAAAATCCCAAGCCCGGTACAAGGATATTTTCCAGTATGCCGTTGAAGGCATTTTCCAGTCCACGCCGGACAACCGGCTGCTGAGCGCCAATCCGGCCATGGCCCGGATTTTTGGATTTGATTCCCCTGGGCAGATGGTGGCACAGGTTACGGACATTGAGTCCCTTTACCTGTATCCGGAACAACGCCGGAAATTTATACGGATGGTCAAGGAGAAACGGGCGGTCTCGGGATTTGAAGTCAAGTGCTTTAAAAAGGACGGATCCGTGATCTGGACCTCATTGAGCGCTCGGGCCGTATTAGATCCGCAGGGCGAATTGCTCTATATTCTGGGCTCCGGCGAGGACATCACTGAACGGAAAAAAGCCGACACCGCCGTAAAGCAAGCGTCGGAACTGGCAAGGGAAGCCAGCCAGGCCAAAAGCCGTTTTCTGGCCACCATGAGCCATGAAATCCGGACGCCTGTGAATGCCATTATGGGAATGACCGACCTGACCCTGTCCACGGCGTTGAACCAGGAACAGCGCAAATATCTCAAGGTCGTTCACCACTCTTCGGAACACCTCTTGTCGCTCATTGACGACATTTTGGACATCTCCGCCATTGAAGCCAAAAAAGTGGAAATCGAACACCAGCCCTTTGATCCGGACCGGCTCATTACAGAGGTGGTGGATATGTTTTCAAATGCTGCAGCCCGGAAAGACATCCATTTGTCCCATACGGTCAAAGGGCTGCCCAAAGGCCTCAAGGGAGACCCGGCACGGCTGCGTCAAATCCTGGCCAACCTGGTGGGCAACGCTGTGAAATTCACCCAGGATGGATCTGTCGTCATTACGGCTGAACCGGCACCTAATGATCAGGAAAGAACGATCAGTGGAACCGTTCCCATCCGTTTTTCCGTTCGGGATACCGGAATCGGAATCCCGGAAGGCCGGGCAGACACTATTTTCCAGGAATTCACCCAACTGGAAAGCTCTTTGTCCCGAACCTATGGCGGCACCGGGCTTGGGCTCGCCATCTGCAAAAAGCTGGTGGACCTGATGGGTGGAACCATATGGGTGGCGCGTGCAGAACCTTGTGGAAGTATCTTTTATTTTTCAATCTGTCTGGAACCCGCCCGGAAGGAGGACATTCCCGTGTCTGTTCCGTTCCAGTCCCGGCAAAGGAACGACGGATCTCAGACAGCCCCAAAAGATGGAATTTATCTTAAATCCCGTCGCATCCTGGTGGCAGAGGACTTTCAAATCAATCAGGATGTAATCCGGCCGGTTCTTGAAAAACAAGGCATAAAGGTCACCATGGTGTCAAACGGGCAGAAAGCCGTACAGGCAGTCCGGGAAAATCAATACGACCTAATTCTCATGGACATTGAAATGCCGGTCATGGACGACCTTGAAGCCACACGGAAAATCAGAAAGATGGATAACCCGCAAAAATCATCCATCCCCATTGCCGCACTGACCGCCCATGCCTTGAAAGGGGATAAGGAACGGTTCCTGGCTGCGGGAATGGACGAGTACATCACAAAGCCGGTTCAGACCGGTAGGTTGATCCAAACCATTTCACAGCTGCTGTCCACCGGAACGGATGATGAATTCCAAGGGCTGACGGAACCGAAATATTTCGATCCTGACCGCGCCCTTTCCCTGGTAGATCATGACGATGAACTGCTCTTGATTACCTGCCGGTCCATTCTCACCCATCTGCCGGTCTACCTGGAAGAACTGGATCGGACTGTGAAACAAAAGAGCCATAAAGAGACGGCCCGCCTGGCCCATTCCATTAAAAGCGCAGCCAAGAGCATGGGTGCGGATAAATTGGCAGCAATGGCCTTTGAACTGGAGCAGGCCGGCGACAGGCAGAATGAGAAAGAGACCGCCCGCCTGCTGGACGGTTTCAAACCGGCCGCCCTGGATATGCTGGCACAGGTTTCTTCATTTACCGATAAAAGGGTTCCATTAAACATTTAG